One region of Salvia miltiorrhiza cultivar Shanhuang (shh) chromosome 3, IMPLAD_Smil_shh, whole genome shotgun sequence genomic DNA includes:
- the LOC131018819 gene encoding uncharacterized protein LOC131018819 translates to MTEEQLEDLTWKKFKAKLFEKYIPECYRQEKQNEFLNLRQRNMTVTEYDRAFNQLFRYAPHLVDTDEKRAKKFRNGLHYEISISLASQGGLTYAQTLNRALTIESLLPKEKVKTPAQFVHPQQFGQTSHSDMEKGKRNWNEGGNYGHGKKPWTGHYANTCPKKNRGAPQQYNQGYQQRNFGNPPRNPGNPLRNPVNQPRQNQGPRGNQRPPQNVRVYALNQQQAAQEQGNLTSMISILETPIMALFDTGASHSFIAYTTCKILNLVPELSKKSLKITTPGGGRMTTKHVISNLELDIVTEKLKADLYVISMIEFDIILGMDWFTRTGATIRCNERKISFQTPEKGESDFHGIKIGLPGEKRRRLMKFQLFGIIQMSFQKCYLSYHQIDD, encoded by the exons ATGACAGAAGAACAGCTGGAAGACCTGACCTGGAAAAAGTTCAAGGCCAAATTGTTTGAAAAATACATACCAGAGTGCTACAGGCAGGAAAAGCAGAATGAATTCTTGAATCTGAGGCAGAGAAACATGACAGTCACAGAGTATGACCGGGCCTTCAATCAACTATTTCGATATGCTCCACATCTGGTGGATACAGATGAAAAACGAGCAAAAAAGTTTCGCAATGGGTTGCACTATGAAATCTCTATATCTCTTGCTAGTCAAGGAGGACTCACTTATGCCCAAACTCTGAATAGGGCACTCACCATTGAATCATTGTTGCctaaagaaaaagtaaaaaccCCTGCTCAGTTTGTTCATCCACAACAGTTTGGCCAAACATCTCACTCAGATATGGAAAAAGGGAAGAGAAATTGGAATGAAGGAGGAAACTACGGACATGGAAAGAAGCCATGGACTG GGCACTACGCCAACACCTGTCCCAAGAAGAATAGGGGGGCCCCACAGCAGTACAATCAAGGCTACCAACAGAGAAACTTTGGAAACCCACCGAGAAACCCGGGAAACCCGTTACGGAACCCAGTTAATCAGCCAAGACAAAACCAGGGTCCAAGAGGAAATCAGAGGCCACCACAAAATGTGAGGGTTTACGCCCTTAATCAGCAGCAAGCAGCACAAGAGCAAGGGAATCTAACAAGTATGATAAGCATACTTGAAACACCTATTATGGCTTTGTTTGATACGGGAGCATCCCACTCCTTTATTGCATATACTACTTGTAAAATATTGAATCTGGTCCCGGAATTATCTAAAAAGTCTTTGAAGATTACTACCCCTGGAGGCGGGAGAATGACAACTAAGCACGTCATTTCAAATCTAGAACTGGACATAGTAACTGAAAAACTTAAGGCGGATTTGTATGTCATCTCTATGATAGAGTTTGACAtcatcctaggaatggactggttcaCTAGAACTGGTGCTACAATCCGTTGCAACGAAAGAAAAATCTCTTTTCAAACACCAGAAAAAGGCGAATCAGATTTTCATGGGATTAAGATAG GGCTGCCCGGAGAGAAGAGAAGACGATTGATGAAGTTCCAATTGTTCGGGATTATCCAGATGTCTTTTCAGAAGTGCTACCTGTCTTACCACCAAATTGACGATTAG